Genomic window (Dolosigranulum savutiense):
CGGCTTCTTCTAAAATTTTTAACACTTCATTTACTTATGAAATTTCATCCACATTTTAACAACTAGTTTTTAGAAATACAAGTATCAACCGACTAGTTCCCTGAATGATTAAACGATTCAACTTTCAAAATTTTATCATCTTAATTCATTCATCATACAGCTAGCTTATCCAACCATTCCTATGATCAAGTCTGCCGTGGTCTCTCACCACCAAATTATTACCTATGCCGGGCGCCAGACCAAAAAAGCTTCCTCTCATCATCGAGGGGAAACTTCTTGGTGTTTAAATTCTATAGATATAATTAGTCACGATTATAGTCGTGAATAATGACCCCTTGGACAACTCGGTTTACGGTACCGCTTGGAGATGGGTTGTCAACGCCATTATCAATGCTGACCGCTTTATGCAGCGCGATAATCTGAGCGACAACAATATATGGTAGTGCCAGATAAGCGTCGGGAAGTGTCAGGTCGCTATCTTCTACTAAGATACTAGACCCTTCGAATGTTGACTGATCACCTTGTTCCACTGAGTAGACATGTTCTGTGATCTTATCATGGTAGACTTCCTTCAAGATATCTTGATCGTATTGTCTCGTGTACTCATTGTTGGACTGGAAGACAACCACGGCTGTTTTGTCGTCAACAATTGATTTAGGTCCGTGACGGAATCCGAGTGATGATTCGAAGAAGGTTGCAATTTTTCCAGCTGTCAACTCCAACAACTTCAGTGATGCTTCATGGCTTAGCCCTTCTAGACTACCACTTCCAAGATAGACAATTCGATTAAAGTCGGCAGTTGCTACTTCGGCGATTTCGGACTCACGCGCGATAATCTCTTCAGCAAGAGGTACAATCTCTTTAGCGTAAGCTTCTTTATCCGCAGCGGTGTCGAAGATTAAGAGTGCGGATAACGTCATTGCCGTGAATGCACCTGTCATCGCAAAGCCTTTATCATTGGCTCTTGCTGGCATTAGAAGCGATAAGTTATTGGCATCTCCTTTTGCATTCTGCGCCAATTCTCCATCTGCGTTACAGGTAATGGTCACTTGATATAAGTCCTTAACGATCTGCTTAGCTAACTCGACAGTCGCGACACTTTCCGGCGAATTCCCACTGCGAGCGAACGAAACCAAAATCGTCGCTACCTCTTCTGATAAGAACTCTTCGGGATTGGAGACAATCGATGTTGTTGGAATGCTTTGGACAGAAATGGCTGTATTACGATATTTGCCATGTAAGTATGGTTGAATTGTCTCGCCCACAAAAGCCGAAGTTCCTGCTCCCGTAAAAATAATATTAATCTGGTTATGCTGTTCTTTAATCTGATCTAAAAACGTATCGATCCGCTCTTTATTTTCCCGATAAATAGCAAGTGTTTCTCGCCACAAATCTGGTTGTTGTTTAATTTCTGTCGTAGTATGCAAGGCATCCAGTGCTTTCAGTTCGTCAGTTGATTTATTAAACATGATATCATCCTTCCAATTCTTTACTTGTTATAACCAATTATTATTATATCAAGTAACTAGATGGATTGCAATCGATTGACTTCTAGTTATCCAGGAGACTATTGTTGTAATTCAACTTTATATTTATACTTTTGTCCATTAATGACACTAATTGTATATTCAATCACTTCTTCTAACTTATCATAGG
Coding sequences:
- a CDS encoding SIS domain-containing protein → MFNKSTDELKALDALHTTTEIKQQPDLWRETLAIYRENKERIDTFLDQIKEQHNQINIIFTGAGTSAFVGETIQPYLHGKYRNTAISVQSIPTTSIVSNPEEFLSEEVATILVSFARSGNSPESVATVELAKQIVKDLYQVTITCNADGELAQNAKGDANNLSLLMPARANDKGFAMTGAFTAMTLSALLIFDTAADKEAYAKEIVPLAEEIIARESEIAEVATADFNRIVYLGSGSLEGLSHEASLKLLELTAGKIATFFESSLGFRHGPKSIVDDKTAVVVFQSNNEYTRQYDQDILKEVYHDKITEHVYSVEQGDQSTFEGSSILVEDSDLTLPDAYLALPYIVVAQIIALHKAVSIDNGVDNPSPSGTVNRVVQGVIIHDYNRD